A part of Equus quagga isolate Etosha38 unplaced genomic scaffold, UCLA_HA_Equagga_1.0 160606_RagTag, whole genome shotgun sequence genomic DNA contains:
- the LOC124233212 gene encoding interferon-induced transmembrane protein 3-like, which translates to MNHTFQTSVSGVHTGVPPTYEMIKEEHEVSVLGAPRSSAPVTTTVINIRSDTSVPDHIVWSLFNSIFMNWCCLGFVAFAYSVKSRDRKMVGDVTGAQSYASTAKCLNIWALVLGLFLSTGFIVGVVCLIIFM; encoded by the exons ATGAACCACACTTTCCAGACCTCTGTCAGTGGCGTCCACACTGGTGTCCCCCCAACCTATGAGATGATCAAGGAGGAGCATGAGGTGTCCGTGCTGGGGGCACCCCGGAGCTCAGCTCCCGTGACGACCACCGTGATCAACATCCGCAGTGACACCTCCGTGCCCGACCACATCGTCTGGTCCCTGTTCAATAGCATCTTCATGAACTGGTGCTGCCTGGGCTTCGTGGCTTTTGCCTACTCCGTGAAG TCTAGGGACCGGAAGATGGTGGGCGACGTGACTGGGGCCCAGAGCTATGCGTCCACCGCCAAGTGCCTGAACATCTGGGCCCTGGTCTTGGGCCTCTTTCTGAGCACCGGATTCATCGTGGGGGTTGTCTGCCTGATAATTTTCATGTGA